One Aegilops tauschii subsp. strangulata cultivar AL8/78 chromosome 7, Aet v6.0, whole genome shotgun sequence genomic window carries:
- the LOC120967944 gene encoding protein FAR1-RELATED SEQUENCE 5-like has product MEPYVGMRFDSLQIAKDNYNSYALRMGFSIKMNTSRRTPRTNELIKQQFCCNKFKKPKADDGGAEAPPVLDPIPDPKSVYSDEEMEEEPPIFAEEEAGTSKKKKKRKRETIKQTQCKAKMLVKLIDGRWEVTHFVRDHNHPLVNKPSLSKYLRSHQGISPDEKEFLRILYNCNLTTGRMMHVMAEFYGSEMMVPFGPKAITNLCTNFRRDDTKEGDLIETIAHFKDIQKTDPDFFYKVKYDEEDRVVNIFWVDGLARKAYVEAYHDCISFDTTYMTNMYNMPFAPFIGINRHGQSFMLGCAFVRQELASSFDWVFGAFLEAMDGKSPDNFITDQDGAMRQSIQSIFPTTVHRCCRWHIMKKAQEKVGWLLCRNPGLSDDFNKCVDFSFTIDEFEQNWAGLMMKYEAMTHTHFEKLYEYRSTWVPCYFKHRFFPFLQSTQRSEGFNAILKRYVNPHNSMLNFVKQYEKIQNHILAKEGCNDYRTKHLEIELWSNFPIEKQAYKTYTRDLYRKFREEFELIGCYNAFQVGADIFELRPNQEFVAKYGSRNYLVQARVEEGSYLCECCKMDKDDILCCHILKVFTHIGVDVNRKGTC; this is encoded by the exons ATGGAACCCTATGTTGGCATGAGGTTTGACAGCCTTCAAATTGCTAAGGATAACTACAACAGCTACGCACTACGGATGGGTTTCTCTATCAAGATGAACACATCTAGACGGACACCCCGCACCAATGAATTGATAAAACAACAGTTTTGCTGCAACAAGTTCAAGAAGCCCAAAGCTGATGATGGAGGAGCTGAGGCTCCTCCTGTCCTGGACCCTATTCCAGATCCAAAATCTGTTTACAGTGATGAGGAGATGGAAGAAGAACCTCCAATATTTGCTGAAGAGGAGGCTGGTACtagtaagaagaagaagaagcgcaAACGCGAGACAATAAAGCAGACTCAGTGCAAAGCGAAAATGTTGGTGAAGCTGATAGATGGGCGATGGGAGGTGACGCACTTTGTTCGTGACCACAATCATCCGCTCGTGAACAAACCTTCATTGTCCAAATACTTGAGATCCCACCAAGGCATCTCACCTGATGAAAAGGAGTTTCTGCGCATCTTGTATAACTGCAACTTGACTACAG GACGTATGATGCATGTAATGGCAGAGTTCTATGGATCTGAGATGATGGTGCCATTCGGACCAAAGGCAATAACAAATCTTTGTACAAATTTCCGTAGAGATGACACAAAGGAGGGTGATCTGATTGAGACAATTGCGCACTTCAAGGATATACAAAAAACCGATCCAGACTTCTTCTATAAGGTGAAATATGATGAAGAGGACAGAGTTGTCAACATATTTTGGGTGGATGGCTTAGCTCGAAAAGCTTATGTGGAGGCGTACCACGATTGCATATCGTTTGACACCACCTACATGACCAACATGTACAATATGCCGTTCGCGCCCTTCATAGGAATAAACCGACATGGCCAATCTTTCATGCTGGGTTGCGCGTTTGTGAGGCAGGAGTTGGCATCGAGCTTTGATTGGGTCTTTGGAGCATTCCTAGAGGCTATGGATGGCAAATCTCCTGACAACTTCATCACCGATCAGGATGGTGCAATGAGGCAGTCAATACAAAGCATCTTTCCAACCACCGTGCACCGCTGTTGTCGATGGCACATCATGAAAAAGGCTCAGGAAAAAGTTGGTTGGCTGCTGTGCCGGAATCCAGGACTCTCTGATGATTTCAACAAGTGTGTTGACTTCAGCTTCACTATAGACGAGTTTGAGCAGAATTGGGCTGGGTTAATGATGAAGTACGAGGCTATGACACACACGCACTTTGAGAAGTTGTACGAATACAGGTCAACTTGGGTGCCGTGCTACTTCAAACACAGGTTCTTCCCGTTCCTACAGTCTACACAGCGTAGTGAGGGGTTCAACGCCATCCTGAAAAGATATGTGAACCCACACAACTCAATGCTGAACTTCGTCAAGCAATATGAAAAAATCCAGAACCACATCCTTGCCAAGGAAGGCTGCAATGATTACAGGACAAAACACCTTGAGATTGAGTTGTGGTCCAACTTCCCAATAGAGAAGCAAGCTTACAAAACCTATACTAGGGACCTTTACCGCAAGTTCAGAGAAGAGTTTGAGCTGATTGGATGTTATAATGCATTCCAAGTTGGTGCTGATATATTTGAGCTCAGACCGAACCAGGAATTTGTTGCCAAATATGGTTCTCGAAACTACTTGGTGCAGGCAAGGGTGGAGGAGGGTTCCTATTTGTGTGAGTGCTGTAAAATGGACAAGGACGACATCCTCTGTTGCCACATCCTCAAGGTGTTCACCCATATTGGAGTTGATGTCAACCGGAAAGGTACCTGCTAA